The DNA region TGCGAACGGACGCATTACCGGCGTCACGGCCAGAGATATGCTCGACGGCGAGGTTCGGCAGGCGGCCGGCAGCCAGATTGTGAATGCATCGGGGCCGTGGGTCGACCGCGTAAGGGAGATGGATAAATCCAAGAAAGGAAAAATGCTGCAGCTGACCAAAGGCGTGCATCTGGTCATCGACCAGTCGAAGTTCCCGCTTCGTCAAGCCGTATATTTCGATACGCCGGACGGACGGATGGTGTTTGCGATCCCAAGGGACGGAAAGACATACGTCGGGACTACGGATACGGTATATAAAGCTGATCCCGCAAGGCCGTTCATTACGGTCCAGGACCGGGATTACATCCTGAAGGCGATCTCTTATATGTTCCCGGACATCAGGCTGTCCCCGTCCGACGTAGAGTCCGGCTGGGCCGGGGTTCGGCCGCTCATTCTGGAGGAAGGCAAAAGCCCTTCGGAAATATCCCGTAAAGATGAGATCTGGGAATCTCCGTCGGGGCTTATAACGATTGCGGGCGGCAAGCTGACCGGCTATCGCAAGATGGCGGAAACCGTCGTCGACCTTGTTGCGAAGCGACTTCAGGAGAACGGCGGCAAGTCTTACGGCGCCGGCGTCACCCGCGAGCTTCCGATCTCGGGCGGAAAGGTTGGCGGCTCTGCTCATTTCCCGGATTTTGTGCGCACTCAAGCCGATCAGGGCGCGGCCCTTGGGATCGACCGCAAGCTCGCGGAGCAGTGGGCAAACATGTACGGCTCAAACGTAGCCGAACTATTCCGCTTGGCAGGCGAGGAATCCGCGGGCTCGGGTGCGCAGGCGGAGGCGGAGGCGCTGCCGCTGTCGGTGCTCGTTCCGCTGCGGTATGCGATCGAGCACGAAATGGCTGTGAAGCCGGTGGACTTCTTTATCCGCCGAACCGGCTCCTTGCTGTTCAATATCGAATGGACCCGGAGATGGAAGGGGTCTGTCATCGATTACATGGCCTCGATGCTGGGCTGGGACGATGACGAGAAGGAGATGTATGCTCTTGAGCTGCAAGAGGAGCTGGCCAGGGCGGAGCATGCGGCGCCTTCCGAGGAAAGCGGATTGGAGGCCGCGGCGGCCTCTGCAAGCAAGCTGTCATCCTGAATCCAGCTCTATAAGGTTCGGCCAGCTTCCGTGAGCATGGGCGGGAGCTGGTTTTGTTTTGATCGTCCAAGTTATAGAAGCATGGGCATCGGTGTGATATTCTATATACGTCGTCAAATATGAGAGGAGAGATCAACCGATGAACCACAAAGCATATGAAGGCACGTTCCACGGCGAGCCTGCGGTATGGCTGCAGCACGGCCCTTATGAAGCGGCAATTTTGCCCGCAGTCGGCGGTAATCTTATAGCCTACCGGGATATCGAAAGCGGTTACCGGTTTCTGCGGGAGCCCGAAGCGGATGAAATGGAATCGTTCAAGGAGAATCCCGGCGTACACGGCATTCCCGTCCTGTTTCCGCCAAACCGCTATGAGGACGGACGGTTCCCATGGAAAGGCAAGACCTATCAGTTTCCGGTGAATGAGGAAGCAACGGGCAACCATCTGCACGGCTTTTTACATACAACTCCGTGGCGGGTTGAGGAGTATGGCAGCACGGAAGCGGGCAGCTATGTCGTCGTCTCGGTCCAGGTCGATGAAGACCATCCGGTATATGCGATGCTGCCTCACCGGTTCACCTTCCGTCTGCGCTACACCCTTAGTCAAGACGGTTTGTCCCAGCATGTCTTGATTCGCAACGAAGGCGACAGCGACATGCCTTGCCTGCTCGCCTTCCATACAGCGATCATGGCGCCGTTTGCACCAGGCAGCACGGCAGACGATGTGACTGTCCGCATGACCATCGGCGAGCGCTGGGAACTTAATGAGCGCATGCTGCCTACCGGCCGCTACCAGCCGTTGACTCCGGACGAGGAGAAGCTCCGCGGCGAGGGAGTCAGCCCGTATTTTGCCGAGATGGACAATCATTATACGGCTGCTCCGCAAAACGGGAGAAACCGGATGGAGCTGACCGATACGCGCATCGGCAAAACGTTCGTATACGATGTCGGCACTTCCTACAAGCAGTGGATGGTTTGGAACAACAAGGCATGCGGGAAGTTCTTCTGTCCGGAGCCGCAGGTCAACCTCGTCAACGCGCCGAATGTGGATCTGCCGGCTGAGCAAATCGGCCTGTTCGGACTGGCGCCGGGCGAGATCTGGGAATCCACCTCGCGCCTGTACATGAAGAATTAACCGGAAAGGCTTTCCATGGAGTGAAAAAAAGCGTATCGGAACCACCCGGTTTTACGGGTTGACATGTCCGTACGCTTTTTTTACACCTGGACCAAATGAAGCATTGTCCGTCATCCCAACCATAACCATCGTTCCGCAGCCATCGGCAGAGGAGGCTATCCTTTTAAGCTGATAGAGGATGGGTTAGCCTGGCGCCGTCTTCTCCGCACACGGTCCGGAATGACAAAGAACGCGGCATGCATGGCAACAAACAGGCATAGCGCAATGAGCTCCTCCGCGAGAATGTAATAGGGATGCGGCCCGAGGAAATCAAGCAGGGAGGGGGTATTCGGCTTATGCATCAAAAACATGTAGTTGGACCCCAGCACCGCATTTAGCAGTCCGACCGCAAGCGCAGCGGCGTTCAGGAACAGCATGGTGTGGCCGATCGATTTCCAGGTCGGACGGTATCCGCGAATCCATGTCATGTACAGCGCCGTTAAGATGATGGCCATATGCACGATAAAAAAATGAAAGAAGCGGAAGTGCGGGAATGGATAATCGAGATTGGGCGTCAGAACGGCCTGAAGCGCCCCGCCGATGCCTGCAAAATAGACGAGCGGATACAGCTTTGCCGAATTCGTTAGCAGCACCGCGGCCGATAGAAATAAGGTAAGGCTGCAGAGCTCAAGCGGAAGCGACGTGGCCTTATCCCATATCCCTGTTACAACGTACCAAACGTGAAGGGCGGCTTCGGGCAACACCAATGAAGCCAGGAGGCCGACCCGTATCCCCTGACGAAGCCAAGGACGGCTTCGAATCCTCTGCCGGAACAGAAACAGCAGCAGTCCGAGGCAAGCCAGCGTTCCGATGGCGGCGAGGTGCCAGGCGGAGAAGGCGGCAAAGGACCGGGAAACGTCCGGATCAAAGATCGTCTCGATGACATAACATCCTTTCCGAAAACGTAGTATCTAAATATTATCATCCTGACATTTTGAAAGAAAGGCTGGTGTTGGATGACCATGCTTCGGGCCATAAAGCGTTATATGCTTGCCATGTTATGCATGGTGCTGCTGCTCGGGATGAGCGGACTGACAGCATCCGGGGAAGCGGATGCGGCCTCCAAATACAAGAAGTTTTTCGATATCAGCAGAAAGGGAGCGCCCATCCCGGGGCTTAGCGGTACCAAGGAGTGGGTGCCTCAGGGGCTGGCGCTCGTTCCAAGCAAACACTGGATCATCATTTCGCACTATTGGGGCAACAAAAACAAAAATCAAGCCAGCTCCATCTCGATCACCAACAGCAAAACGAATAAACGGATCAAGACGTTTTATTTATATGAGGGCGGAGGCAGGAAGCATACCGGACACGTTGGCGGCCTTGCGGTAAGCAAGAAGCATCTGTGGATCGCATCGGGTAAAAATGTATACCGCATTCCGCTAAGCACGCTCAGCAGCATGAAGGATTACAGCAATATCGTCATGAATAAATATTCGCTCGGGCACAAAGCCTCCTATGCAACCTACGCGGACGGTGTTTTGTGGGTAGGCGAATATATGGACGGAGAAGATATCGGGAAGAAGCAGTGCGCCCCTGGACCAAAGGGCAAGCTGCGGGGGTATAAGCTGACCGGCAGCGATCGGTTGCCGCCTGGCCCTAAGCCCTCGTATATCTGGACGACGCCGGACAGGGTGCAAGGGGCGGTAGTGACGAAATCGCGCGTGCTGTACAGTCAGTCGTGCGGACGGAACAAGGCGAGTACGCTTCTGATTTATACGTGGGGGAACTCGGGCAAGCCGGCAGCAACACCGCTCGCGATGCCGCCGATGTCCGAAAATATCGCGCTCCGCGGCAACGATCTGTACGTTCTGTTCGAGTCGGGGGCGAGGAAGTATCGGAACGGAGCGCTGCCCTTGAAAAATCTGTACATCGTCAATCTGAAAAAGCTGAGGCTGTAACATAAGTCAACGGTTCTAGTAATACGAAAGCACCCGCTTCCCTATAACAGGAAAGGCGGGTGCTTTCGTTCATCGGACAGCAGCGGGAGCTGCCGCGTCTTACAAGACCGGCTGTCTCGCTTCGGCGACCAGCCGCTTGAGCGGCTCCTGCTTCCATCTCGGGATTCGAAGATGCTTGGCGGAGGGAGCCTTCTCCCCGAAGTATACGATGCCTTGCTCGACATCGGTCACCTTATCGATGTTGACGTAACAGTTGCCTCCGACATAGTAGAATTGTTTGCCGGAGACCAGGGTATGGATGTTGTCGGCAGTCATTCTCTTTTTTATATTATAGTTCCTGCCGTGAAAGCTGACCAAACCGTGCGATCCGGTTTTAAAGAACAGAATGTCTGTCTCCACCACGAAGTCCTCATACATGTTGCGGGATTCCGATACGCGCTTCGTCATTCTGCTTCCCCCTTTTCCTTGATCAACTATTGATAACGCTTACATTTTACCATGTTTTACTCAGGGATTAAAGAACTTTTTCGAAATGCCGATAAAAAAGCCCTGTACCGTCCGGTACAGGGCTTTAATTGCAGGGGATGCAGAGACTTCCGCATCCTCCAGCTTAGACTGTTATTGAAGTTACTCGGCTGGTGTTTCTGCTTGATCCTCGCTTGCTGGATCCTTGGCATCTGCATCTGCAGCGCTTTTATCCAGCGTATTGGTGATTTTGGCTTTGTCCTTAAGCTCCTGAATGTAAGCCGGAGACTCTTGGTATACCTTTTGGTTGACCATCTGGCCGCGGATTTCTTCCTTCTTCTCCTCGAAGGTCGGGTTGGTCGCTTCCTTGCGGTCAGTAACCTTAATGATATGGTAACCGAAGGAGCTCTTGACCGGCTGGCTGATCTCGCCCTTCTTCAGCTTGAATGCCGCTTCCTCGAAGGCAGGGTCCATCTCGCCGCGTCCGAAGAAGTCCAGGTCGCCGCCTTTATCCTTCGTTGCATCCTGGTTCTTCTCTTTGGCGATCGCAGCGAAGTCTGCGCCTTCCTGCAGCTCCTTGTAAATTTTGTCGGCTTCTTCCTTCGTTTCGACCAGAATGTGGGAAGCCCGCACCTGTTCAGGCGTTGCGAAGCTTTCCTTGTTCTGTTCAAAAATTTCCTTCACTTCTTCATCGGTAACTTTGACTTTATCGGCAAGCAGCTTCTTGAGCTTCACTTGGTCTCGCATCTGCCGGCTCAGATCCTCTTCTGTCATACCGGCCTGCATGAGCGCCATGTTGAACTGGTCCTCGGACGGGTAGCTTGCCTTGAGGGCAGCAACCTCGGCGGTTACCTCTTCGTCGGTTACCGTGAGGGACTTCTTGTTCATCTCCTGATCAATCAGCTCATCCCGGATGATGCCGTCAAGCATCTGGGTTCCTCCGGCTTCCACCATCGCATCGTACAACCGGTCCTTCGTAATGCTGACGCCGTTGACATTCGCTACCGCTTCGTTGCCGGATCCTTTGGCAAACGGAGGCACGATGAGAACGACGATCAGTGCCGCCGCGAGTACGAGGGAGGCGATCATCCATCCTTTGCTGCCGTTTCCGCCGCCGCCGGAAGGGGCTGCTTCCGCTTGCGATGGCTGGTCATCCGGAATCATCAGACCTACCTTGTCATCCTCTTTGGACAAATCCAAGTCGCCCGAGTCGCGGAAATCTTCCCCGGAATGGCTCTCTTGCTGAAGATTCTCCTCGGCTTGTCCGTTCTTCTCATCTGGCTCTCCCGGATGATTTGGCTGCAAATCGTTATCTCTCATTCAGTAATTGACTCCCTTCGATTCCAAGTAATAAGTTGGATCATTCTGTAATAACTGTACCAGATATGTCCGGGCTTTACCTTAAGAAAACATAAAAAATATGAAATCAGGGGCTGGAAGGACTCCTATACTATAGGAACAGCTTGCCCGCCAATCCGCAGACAATACCGAGGATCACGACGGAGCCCGCCACAAACCACAGCACCTTGCGTGGGAAGGATCGTCTTACCATGAACAAGGACGGAAGACTGATCGCCGGCAGCGTCAAAAGAAGAGCCGCGGCCGGTCCGGTTCCGAGGCCAGCTGCCATAAAGGCCTGGATGATCGGAATCTCCGCTGCCGTCGGGATGACGAAGAGCATGCCCATCACGGCAAAGAACATGATCGCCAGGATGCCGCCGCCGGCAGCTTCACCGAGCTGAGGGAACATCCATGCCTGCAGCGCGCCGAGCAGCAGCACGGCAATGAAGTACGAAGGGACGACCCGGATGACCATGTCGGCAATGCTCGACATCCAGCGTTTCCAGAGCGGAGGGTGATCGGCTTCGTCAGGCTGCTCCGCGGCGTCGATCTCGACAGGAGCTGCTTCCTTCGAGATCCGGTTGGCCAGGTAGCTGATGCCAAAGGTCAGAAGGATCCCGAACACGAGCCGCAGCAGCGTGAATTTCCAGGACAGCACAAAGGTCATGAACACGAGTGTGGCCGGGTTTATCGTCGGATTCCCGATCCAGAAGGCGAGCGCGGAGCCAACGGATACCTTCTTCTTGCGCAAGCCGACCGCGATTGGAGCTGCGCAGCAGGAGCACATCATGCCCGGTATGGATGCCAGGCCGCCGATCGCTGTGCTGCCGAAGCTGGATTTGCCCAGCACGCGCAGAAGCCAGCCTTGCGGAAGCAGCGATTGCACGAGGCTTCCCAGCAATATGCCGAGCACGGCGGCTTTCCATACGGCTTTAAAGTAAGTAACGGCATAGTCCCAGGCGGCTTGCCAAGACGGCAAGGCGTTATCCGGCTGAAAGCTCAGGATGGATGAGCCGATACTGTGATCTACGATCGCTTTAAGGGCTTTATTGTAATACGGCCACCATTTTACGTAAGTCAGTCCTGCCGCCGCGATGATGATAAACAGGACGATGAACCAAACCGTTTTTCTTCGGTCCGTATGATGAAGCGGCATTCTGCCATCATTGGTATGCGTCATATTCAAGATTCCTCCGATATATCTGGGATGATAAAACATTTAACATACTCCAATCGACTAGTATACCATAAATCAAGCATAAGGAACGAATAAATTCGGGAAGCAGATCCCGAACTCCGGATTAGACTTCCTGCGGTTGATTTTTTATAATATAAGATAGGATTTTGCAACATCCTGAAGTAAATGCGTAGCGCAATAAACGAAATTGCTTTTCCCCGGAGTCCTTGAGCTGTGTTCGGCACCTCATATCCGGGGTTGTTGCATGTTGAATCCCTAACGGGGGAAGCTGCCGTAATATATATAATGAAGGGAAGTCCTAGAAATGAGTCAATCCGACAAAATAAAGCTCACCTCTTATTCCTCCAAGGGCGGCTGCGGCTGCAAGATCGGCCCGGCCGACTTGGCCCAGGTTATACGCAAGCTGCCCCAAGCGGAGCCGGATCCGAATTTGCTCGTCGGGCTGGACACGAGCGACGATGCGGGCGTTTATCGTCTTACGGATGACCTCGCCATGGTGCAGACGGTCGATTTCTTCACGCCGATCGTTGACGATCCTTACGATTTCGGGCAAGTGGCCGCGGCCAATGCCATCAGCGACATTTATGCGATGGGCGGCAAGCCGCTGACGGCGCTGAATATTGTGGCCTTTCCGATCTCGACGCTGGACAAGCAGATTTTGGCCGACATCCTTCGCGGTGCGGCCGATAAGCTGAAGGAAGCGGGCGTTACGCTGGTCGGCGGTCATTCGATCGATGACAAGGAGCCGAAGTTCGGCTTGGCCGTTACGGGCACCGTGCATCCGGATAAGATCAGAACGAATGCCGGCGCCAAGCCCGGCGATGCCCTGATCTTGACCAAGCCGATCGGCGTCGGCATTATGTCCAGCTCCATGAAGAAGGATTTGCTTAGCGATGAAGAGATCCGCCGAGTCACGGCAGTCATGGCTGCTTTAAACAAAACCGCCGCTGAAATCATGGAGCCGTATCAAGTCCATGCGTGCACGGACGTTACCGGCTTCGGACTCCTTGGCCATACGCTGGAAATGGCGAAGGGAAGCGGAGCGGGAATCCGGATTATCAAATCCGCCGTGCCGATGCTGGAGCGGGTAAGGGAGCTTGCCGAACTCGGCGTCATTCCGGGAGGAACGAAGAACAATTTCGACCATGTGAAGGATTCCGTTGATTTTCCGGCCGGAATGGACCAGTACGACAAGTGGATCCTGAGTGATGCCGTCACATCCGGAGGACTTCTCATCGCGGTGGAAGGCTCCCAGGCGGATGCGCTTCTTCAAGAGCTTCTGGCTGCGGGCCTCGAGGCCGGCCGGATCGGAGAGGTCGTTTCCGAGCATGGCGGACGGATCTCGGTTGAATGGTAAGCGGGCAGGGACTGCTTGCAGGCTAATCGATATAAGGAGCGAACAGACATGTTTCAAGACATCACGGTAGAAGAACTTATTGAACTTCAGCGGAACAAGAAGCTGACATTGATCGATGTCCGTTCCCCTTCCGAATATGCGGATGCGACCATTCCCGGGAGTCTGAATATCCCGGTATTCAATGATGAGGAACGGGCCGAAATCGGTACGTTGTACAAGCAGGTCGGGGTTGATGCGGCGAAGGAGCGCGGGCTGGCGATCA from Paenibacillus ihbetae includes:
- a CDS encoding glycerol-3-phosphate dehydrogenase/oxidase; translation: MDTTHYELIVIGGGITGAGIALDAVTRGMSVLLLEMQDFASGTSSRSTKLVHGGLRYLKQFEVGMVAEVGKERAVVYENGPHVTTPEWMLLPIHQGGTFGKFSTSIGLMVYDFLAGVKRGERRSMLSSEETLKREPLLRRDGLKGGGYYVEYRTDDARLTLEVMKEAAARGANVFNYVKVESLNYDANGRITGVTARDMLDGEVRQAAGSQIVNASGPWVDRVREMDKSKKGKMLQLTKGVHLVIDQSKFPLRQAVYFDTPDGRMVFAIPRDGKTYVGTTDTVYKADPARPFITVQDRDYILKAISYMFPDIRLSPSDVESGWAGVRPLILEEGKSPSEISRKDEIWESPSGLITIAGGKLTGYRKMAETVVDLVAKRLQENGGKSYGAGVTRELPISGGKVGGSAHFPDFVRTQADQGAALGIDRKLAEQWANMYGSNVAELFRLAGEESAGSGAQAEAEALPLSVLVPLRYAIEHEMAVKPVDFFIRRTGSLLFNIEWTRRWKGSVIDYMASMLGWDDDEKEMYALELQEELARAEHAAPSEESGLEAAAASASKLSS
- a CDS encoding aldose 1-epimerase — protein: MNHKAYEGTFHGEPAVWLQHGPYEAAILPAVGGNLIAYRDIESGYRFLREPEADEMESFKENPGVHGIPVLFPPNRYEDGRFPWKGKTYQFPVNEEATGNHLHGFLHTTPWRVEEYGSTEAGSYVVVSVQVDEDHPVYAMLPHRFTFRLRYTLSQDGLSQHVLIRNEGDSDMPCLLAFHTAIMAPFAPGSTADDVTVRMTIGERWELNERMLPTGRYQPLTPDEEKLRGEGVSPYFAEMDNHYTAAPQNGRNRMELTDTRIGKTFVYDVGTSYKQWMVWNNKACGKFFCPEPQVNLVNAPNVDLPAEQIGLFGLAPGEIWESTSRLYMKN
- a CDS encoding TIGR02206 family membrane protein, with translation MLRFRKGCYVIETIFDPDVSRSFAAFSAWHLAAIGTLACLGLLLFLFRQRIRSRPWLRQGIRVGLLASLVLPEAALHVWYVVTGIWDKATSLPLELCSLTLFLSAAVLLTNSAKLYPLVYFAGIGGALQAVLTPNLDYPFPHFRFFHFFIVHMAIILTALYMTWIRGYRPTWKSIGHTMLFLNAAALAVGLLNAVLGSNYMFLMHKPNTPSLLDFLGPHPYYILAEELIALCLFVAMHAAFFVIPDRVRRRRRQANPSSISLKG
- a CDS encoding peptidylprolyl isomerase, which codes for MRDNDLQPNHPGEPDEKNGQAEENLQQESHSGEDFRDSGDLDLSKEDDKVGLMIPDDQPSQAEAAPSGGGGNGSKGWMIASLVLAAALIVVLIVPPFAKGSGNEAVANVNGVSITKDRLYDAMVEAGGTQMLDGIIRDELIDQEMNKKSLTVTDEEVTAEVAALKASYPSEDQFNMALMQAGMTEEDLSRQMRDQVKLKKLLADKVKVTDEEVKEIFEQNKESFATPEQVRASHILVETKEEADKIYKELQEGADFAAIAKEKNQDATKDKGGDLDFFGRGEMDPAFEEAAFKLKKGEISQPVKSSFGYHIIKVTDRKEATNPTFEEKKEEIRGQMVNQKVYQESPAYIQELKDKAKITNTLDKSAADADAKDPASEDQAETPAE
- a CDS encoding permease; amino-acid sequence: MTHTNDGRMPLHHTDRRKTVWFIVLFIIIAAAGLTYVKWWPYYNKALKAIVDHSIGSSILSFQPDNALPSWQAAWDYAVTYFKAVWKAAVLGILLGSLVQSLLPQGWLLRVLGKSSFGSTAIGGLASIPGMMCSCCAAPIAVGLRKKKVSVGSALAFWIGNPTINPATLVFMTFVLSWKFTLLRLVFGILLTFGISYLANRISKEAAPVEIDAAEQPDEADHPPLWKRWMSSIADMVIRVVPSYFIAVLLLGALQAWMFPQLGEAAGGGILAIMFFAVMGMLFVIPTAAEIPIIQAFMAAGLGTGPAAALLLTLPAISLPSLFMVRRSFPRKVLWFVAGSVVILGIVCGLAGKLFL
- the selD gene encoding selenide, water dikinase SelD — its product is MSQSDKIKLTSYSSKGGCGCKIGPADLAQVIRKLPQAEPDPNLLVGLDTSDDAGVYRLTDDLAMVQTVDFFTPIVDDPYDFGQVAAANAISDIYAMGGKPLTALNIVAFPISTLDKQILADILRGAADKLKEAGVTLVGGHSIDDKEPKFGLAVTGTVHPDKIRTNAGAKPGDALILTKPIGVGIMSSSMKKDLLSDEEIRRVTAVMAALNKTAAEIMEPYQVHACTDVTGFGLLGHTLEMAKGSGAGIRIIKSAVPMLERVRELAELGVIPGGTKNNFDHVKDSVDFPAGMDQYDKWILSDAVTSGGLLIAVEGSQADALLQELLAAGLEAGRIGEVVSEHGGRISVEW